The Amblyomma americanum isolate KBUSLIRL-KWMA chromosome 3, ASM5285725v1, whole genome shotgun sequence genome window below encodes:
- the LOC144123328 gene encoding uncharacterized protein LOC144123328, with amino-acid sequence MYTDYKDCVVMEFPFEDHQECLMWVTSEVKDKVPHYCTDQYQDNCEDGVKAYDKESCGELVQ; translated from the exons ATGTACACGGACTACAAAGACTGCGTTGTCATGGAGTTTCCTTTCGAAGATCATCAAG AGTGCCTCATGTGGGTCACAAGTGAAGTGAAGGACAAGGTACCCCATTATTGCACTGATCAATACCAAGACAACTGCGAAGATGGTGTGAAGGCCTACGACAAAGAATCCTGTGGCGAACTGGTACAATAG